Part of the Poecilia reticulata strain Guanapo unplaced genomic scaffold, Guppy_female_1.0+MT scaffold_812, whole genome shotgun sequence genome is shown below.
AATAGTTTCAACCAGCATTTTAACCATGGATTAGCACATCAATAACAATTTGCACACAGCAAGTTTTAACTATTTATTGAgtgttttaataatttccattaaaatacaaatgttaatgttctTGGCTCTTCACTGCTGCTCCTCAGAGACGAGGTGGTTTCATGTGACGGAGGAATAAATGTCACTCAGCAAATAAGAGCCGACGTTCAGTGAAACGTGATCAGATATTTGTGTTAGGATCTGGATGTGGCAGGTCTGAAGTGATGGAGCATCTGAAGCCTGGCTTCAAGGCCACATGTTGTGTCCTTGAGCAAACACTTCACCTGCCCTGCCTGCTGCTGGgggtcagagcagcagcaggatgctTTGACCCAACAAGGGACGCCGGTTCATGGCACCCTTTGTCAGACTGCCTTAGGGGTGATGCACAGTAGCCTTATTTCTTCcagactgccccagggcagctgtgacTACTATCCAGTAGCTTTTCACCATCAGCGTGTGAATGACTGTAGTGTAAACGCTTTGAGTCCTCTGGACATAATAAAGCACGACGCAAGTATGAAGCCATTTACCATAGATGCGCGTCAAATGACGCCATCTTGTGGCTTCACTGAGATGGACAATATGAcaataatgattaataaaatgaatagaTTGTGACTCGCTGTGGATGAAAAACCATGAAAGAACCAGTTACTGGATCGGAGGGTCTGACCCAGTTCTCCAGTGGTTCCAGTAACATGTCTTTGTCAAcgctgaggtccaacagaaccagcactgtgggtCTTCCACAGTCTGCGTTTATATGGACATCATggaacactttgactaggccagtctcTCTACTatggtaaccatggaaaccaggCTGAAAGACGTCAAAGTCGTTGGTTGTCGTTAGGAAGTTATCCAACTGTTGAGGCAACTTTTTCAGTAAtgttgctgatgaatgggaggccAGCAGTCGGCTTGTAATTCCTcgcaccagcagcagcaggcgagGCGGGTGACATGTCTACACATCGTCAGAGAAGGACAGAATGGGAATCGAACTGGCAACCTACCAATTGCAGggacaaactcctaccactttgacataaacattttaagtgaAACTACTGAATCAATTCTTATCCCttgaagttaatattttaatgtcagcTATGATCTTAAAGTTGCACTacgtacatttttaaaaaataatttttaaagtatttgttgAAACGGTCACCATttccttctcccagtgctaactagaagcAATCAATCAGCGagcttcctggttctgattggttgttccaCCCCGGTCTCTGCTATGCTAGAGCTAGCATAGTTAACATGGTGGCAGATAAAGTTTTTCTGAAAcagcaagttgtttctccaccgtTAGCACATTTaagatttgaatttaaaaaactcATTCAGCTTTAAAACCTCTGGTTCTGTTAAGTTTTTGTGGCTTTTGCAGCTTTAAGAgtctggattttgttttgttttatttttcctttggcTGAAAACGGGATTTTCTTCAAAAGTCTGTCCTTGAAGTTGTCATCCAGTTTGACACGAAAAGCCTTAGCCAGGAGAGGAGAACGGATGAGGAAGGATCTGGGCTTGTGGTTGATCAGCACGTCCAGCTCAGACTGTTCCTTTTCCGCTTTTATGATCCCAACAATCTGCATGGTGACATTctggacagcagcagctttcatcTGGACACAACCAGGGAAACAGGATCATAATGAATTAATACACATGCAACCAAACATCCgaataatttgtaataaaatttaTCGACATGTTTAGATGCCTGAATGATCTTTATAATGTTCTGTAACATACAAAGCATCGTTTTTATCCAGTTTAGTGATTCAgtatgagatttttttcccttcatcaTGTTGTTATTCTCATCTAACAAAAGGGCGGCGCACCCAGGGCAGCAGCCTCAGGCACCAGTCTACCCAGGTCTTATGTTGTTTGTTTAAagtatattcattcattcattcattcattcgtcGTTCACCTTACATatagaaaaagtaaataaagatgCATAATTTTAATTCCACTCCACATTTATGTCTTCTCTGTCACATAGAGAAACGACATTCTCCACTCTGGTTCAGGCCTGGATTTCCTGCAGTCTGATTAATAACCTGGTAATAACTGGTACCTGATGAATTTTGGTGAAGTCGGTGGAGTTCAGAGACACCGTCTCACAGTAATGGTTTGTCAGTAGGTTGGTCACTCTAACCAAATCTCCCACAGACGTTCTTCTCAGCTGCTTGATGTCTTTGCGCCACAGCTTGATCCAGATAGAACTGGTTTCATCTTCAAGTTTGAACTTGCATGTATTTACTTTGGTGCCATCTTTCTGGAATTCAATCTGAGGACCTGGATCTATCTGAGGACCAAAAAGTGATTATAAACCAATCCTGGAAATGATCCAACATTTTCAGAGCAgcataataaaacacagagagccACAAATCTCTTGTTATGAATTTGTTATTGGCAGTAATCGCTTACCTCAATCACAGTTCCTTCAACGCTCACTGCTGTTTCCTCCTTAAAGGATTTGATCTTCTTGGTGGGGAAAACTGGACTCTGCAGCTCCACATTCTTGGGAACTTTAATCCCGTTAGTCATTGAGATTTTGTTGTGCTTGGTCACCTTCATCACCGTCTCACCATACATTACATCAACTTCCACATCAGTGAAAAGGTAAAGTCGTCCCTCTTCTACTTTATTAAATTGCTCTTCTCCATAAACCATGACTTTGATGCAGTCGGTCTCGTCGCCGACTGCCATATGGAAGAACTTCTTCTCCTGCTTCTCTTTGGTTTCATACGTACGCAGAGCACATTTCTGAATAATCTTTCCACCTACACGTTTCCCATTAgtgtctcctctttcctttagCAGCTTGATGCTCTGTCTCTGGAAACAAGTTCAGAGA
Proteins encoded:
- the LOC108166059 gene encoding uncharacterized protein LOC108166059; the encoded protein is MAVGDETDCIKVMVYGEEQFNKVEEGRLYLFTDVEVDVMYGETVMKVTKHNKISMTNGIKVPKNVELQSPVFPTKKIKSFKEETAVSVEGTVIEIDPGPQIEFQKDGTKVNTCKFKLEDETSSIWIKLWRKDIKQLRRTSVGDLVRVTNLLTNHYCETVSLNSTDFTKIHQMKAAAVQNVTMQIVGIIKAEKEQSELDVLINHKPRSFLIRSPLLAKAFRVKLDDNFKDRLLKKIPFSAKGKIKQNKIQTLKAAKATKT